The Bos mutus isolate GX-2022 chromosome 12, NWIPB_WYAK_1.1, whole genome shotgun sequence genome includes a window with the following:
- the METTL21C gene encoding protein-lysine methyltransferase METTL21C, translating into MDACLSSEQQPRPLDEGPSPPDNEALHTDGTSKRPGDSNEIEASLRSLQKFVPTNYASYTQEYYRFVGKKIVIQESIESYGAVVWPGAMALCQYLEEHTEELNLRGAKILEIGAGPGLVSIVASILGAQVTATDLPDVLGNLQYNLLKNTLNCTTYLPEVKELVWGEGLEQSFPKSTLYYDYVLASDVVYHHYFLDKLLATMVYLCQPGTVLLWANKFRFSTDYEFLDKFKQVFDTTLLAESQESSIKLFKGILKWD; encoded by the exons ATGGACGCGTGTCTGAGCTCCGAGCAGCAGCCCCGGCCCCTGGACGAGGGCCCGAGCCCCCCGGACAACGAGGCTCTGCACACAGACGGCACCAGCAAACGCCCGGGAG ACTCTAATGAGATAGAAGCATCACTTCGAAGCCTCCAGAAATTTGTTCCTACGAATTACGCCAGCTACACCCAGGAGTACTATCGGTTTGTGGGCAAGAAGATTGTCATTCAGGAATCCATCGAGAGTTACGGAGCGGTGGTGTGGCCGGGG GCCATGGCGTTGTGCCAGTATTTGGAAGAACACACAGAGGAACTCAATCTCCGAGGTGCTAAGATACTGGAAATCGGTGCTGGACCAGGCCTCGTTTCCATCGTGGCCAGTATTctag ggGCTCAGGTCACGGCGACAGATCTGCCTGATGTGCTGGGGAACCTACAATACAATCTCCTAAAGAACACACTCAACTGCACCACGTATCTGCCGGAAGTGAAGGAGCTGGTGTGGGGGGAGGGCCTGGAGCAGAGCTTCCCCAAGTCCACGCTTTACTACGATTACGTGCTGGCCTCCGACGTGGTCTACCACCATTACTTCCTGGACAAGCTGCTCGCCACCATGGTGTACCTCTGTCAGCCAGGGACGGTGCTGCTTTGGGCCAACAAGTTCAGATTCAGCACCGACTACGAATTTTTAGACAAATTCAAGCAAGTTTTTGACACGACGCTCTTGGCTGAATCTCAAGAGTCATCAATCAAACTCTTTAAAGGAATACTAAAATGGGACTGA